In Lotus japonicus ecotype B-129 chromosome 5, LjGifu_v1.2, one genomic interval encodes:
- the LOC130719822 gene encoding protein ALP1-like: MDCSSESSTDSYLDDFGDIIIASLVTEYQQSFISKTPCRNSKLTGRMYTLEFLLGNETTCYDNFRMKKTVFLNFCETLRDVGNLRDGKKVSLQEAVAMFLIIVCHNLRHRLVADRFQHSLHTISKWFRIVLRAVCKLGTTIIRPRNQTTTHPYIMGNPKYFPYFKNCIGAIDGTHVSAWAPATKQTAFRGRKVLITQNVLAVCDFDMLFTFVYSGWEGTANDARVFLDALTPENNFPKPEGDQFYLVDSGFPNVSGYLAPFRRQRYHMRDFRDGVRPQRKQELFNYRHSSLRNIIERCFGVLKARFPILKLMPNYPVRRQRLIPIACCTVHNFIRMQYARDNLFDQYAQEDLIMDAQGLQVDQQGVNVDANQAAEMAHVRETIADQMWENFNRS, translated from the exons ATGGATTGTTCAAGTGAAAGTAGCACTGACTCTTATTTGGATGACTTTGGAGATATTATTATTGCTTCATTGGTCACGGAATACCAGCAGAGTTTTATTAGTAAAACACCATGCAGAAATTCCAAGTTGACTGGAAGGATGTATACTCTAGAATTTTTGCTTGGTAATGAAACTACATGCTATGATAATTTTAGAATGAAGAAGACCGTGTTTCTGAATTTTTGCGAAACTTTGAGAGATGTTGGAAACTTGAGAGATGGAAAAAAGGTGAGCCTGCAAGAAGCAGTTGCAATGTTCTTGATCATAGTGTGTCATAACTTGCGTCATCGACTCGTTGCCGACCGCTTTCAACACTCATTGCATACAATAAGCAAATGGTTTAGAATTGTTCTAAGGGCAGTCTGCAAGTTGGGCACAACCATTATTCGACCAAGAAATCAGACAACTACACATCCATATATTATGGGCAACCCAAAATATTTCCCTTATTTTAAG AACTGCATTGGTGCTATTGATGGCACACATGTATCTGCTTGGGCTCCTGCTACTAAACAAACTGCATTTCGTGGAAGAAAGGTCTTGATAACACAAAATGTTCTGGCAGTATGTGATTTTGACATGCTATTCACATTTGTTTATTCTGGTTGGGAAGGGACAGCAAATGACGCAAGAGTGTTTTTAGATGCTTTGACTCCTGAAAACAATTTTCCAAAGCCAGAAGGAG ATCAATTTTATCTTGTTGACTCTGGATTTCCAAATGTGTCTGGCTATCTTGCCCCATTTCGGAGGCAAAGGTATCACATGCGAGATTTTCGTGATGGGGTAAGACCACAACGAAAACAAGAATTATTCAACTATCGACATTCTTCATTGAGAAATATTATCGAAAGATGCTTTGGAGTATTGAAAGCAAGGTTTCCAATTTTGAAGTTAATGCCAAATTATCCCGTTCGAAGACAAAGACTAATCCCTATTGCTTGTTGCACAGTACACAATTTTATTAGAATGCAATACGCTAGAGATAATCTTTTTGACCAATATGCTCAAGAAGACTTAATTATGGATGCACAAGGTTTACAGGTAGACCAACAAGGAGTCAATGTTGATGCTAATCAAGCCGCTGAAATGGCTCATGTTCGGGAAACTATTGCAGATCAAATGTGGGAAAATTTCAATAGATCTTAG
- the LOC130720050 gene encoding uncharacterized protein LOC130720050, with protein MGGKTEKGESMEWTTQNTKIFIDIIYDRVKKGQLQGSTFKKTIWEEINIELQKTSGAPLPDGVERLKGKFNRLRLQHREFSTLISRTGVTWDPEANKVNSPEEVWEEMYKKGKFYKQFKKHGFEHDYYILGEIFNSSTATGKLSQASTQEPPNSDEEREK; from the exons ATGGGAGGAAAAACTGAGAAGGGGGAGAGCATGGAATGGACAACCCAAAACACAAAGATATTCATTGATATTATTTATGATCGAGTGAAAAAAGGGCAGCTGCAAGGGTCTACATTTAAGAAAACAATATGGGAAGAAATAAACATTGAGTTGCAAAAGACAAGTGGAGCACCCCTACCTGATGGTGTAGAAAGGCTGAAGGGAAAGTTTAATCGGCTACGCCTTCAACATCGTGAATTTTCAACTTTGATATCTCGCACAGGAGTTACATGGGATCCTGAGGCTAACAAAGTGAATTCTCCTGAAGAAGTATGGGAAGAGATGTACAAG aaaggaaaattctaCAAGCAGTTTAAGAAACATGGATTTGAGCATGACTATTATATCCTTGGTGAGATATTTAATTCTAGTACAGCAACTGGAAAGTTAAGTCAAGCTTCTACTCAAGAGCCACCAAACTCcgatgaagagagagagaaatag